aatgatgaCCCACACACACGTTTCATGGGGCGTATTTTCTTTTATCACATTTTCGCCCCTGACCTTTAGGTTCTATGAACCGAAACCACCATATCATGTGATgctgagtgtgtgggtgtgtgtgagagtgctgtaatgtgtgtatttgtgaagagtgtgtggggtTCCCCTGGCTGGAACACACGCTTCAATTAGTCCTATAGAGGAACAGGTGGGCagtaaagacagagagaaagatctagaaaaaaTCAGTCTTGTTACTCAACTGTGGACTTTCCGAAACTACCCAGAAATTAACTCGATGACTTGTGATAGACTTTGCCCGAGCTTCGGCGTGTTAAAAAACCTCCCAGAGGAATTCAAACTGAGGAATTTTCCCAAGAACCACCAACAACCTGGGTCCCTGAAGGGCTGAGACTTAAAGGCCAAAGATCACCAGAGAGATTTCCAATGCTCACTATACACAGCAGCAAATAAATAGCAATGATGGAGAAAGTAAAGCGCTATCTAATCACGCCTCGTCACCTGCGAGCCAGGTAAGTATCTCTCACCACACGAAGAACGGTCACTCATACAggacaccatcatcatcagcaggaTAACGATTCCAAGCGAatgctttattttctcttcatcACCACCCAGACAGCATGACTCAACCGGAGGCTTTCGGAGAGCTCGAGCTTCGATCTCAGCTCAGAGCATCCAGAACAGAAATCGCGATGGCCGTCAGCGACCCTTTCCCGCTGCTGTATGGCCTGGCGGATCATGACATCATCTCCGACCATCTCCTCGGGGTGAGATTCAAGATTTTTACTAaaggtgtcccacaaggctccaTTCTGGGCCCGGGTCTGTTTGATTAGTAATGCCTAGTTTCTTGGCTATTTTTTATTCACTAAGGTTCAATCAGTCTACAGAGACATAGCACTAGCTCATAACATGCACTTTTCCATGCAACAGATAGATAAACATGTACAATATATCTATCCGTTATTGCACTACACACGCTGCAATTCTAGAAAATCTTACGATTCTATTGTGTTTCTAAGGAAACTCTGGAGAGAATGAATAAAGATGGCATCCATAAAGCAGTGTATTCCCTCGTAACATGGCTGCTGGAGCAGGACACCTCTATCCTTCAGGCTTTCTGGAACAATATATCCAAAGAGTACAATCAGGAGAGTTACCCCAAACTGCAGAACCTCTTCGCTAATTTACCTAAAggtacttcagtgtgtgtgaggatgatacACTGCTGATGAAAATATAATACGTGCTGATGGTTAAAGTGtagttattattttatacaacagctCTGTGGAGATTAAATTTCTATACCAGCAGCTCAGACAGTAGTTCTGGCTACAGCATAAATCACAGGATTATATTAATACGCTgagtttaatactgtaccttatcgtttccatagtaacagctcattcacagggcctcaccacatttacacattaatatattaaaaatgtgtgtaacagaggttaCTGATGGAATGGATGTTTATAACGATGTTTATAACGTAAGCGAGAACAGGAAataatttgttttctttacatTAAACTTAGCTCTGAATGGTACAAAAGCACagagtgttattattattaacaaattaaatatGGAGAGTGTTTGGAAATCTGTGTGGTGGAGGATtaatgcagcagcagcagcatgaaTTATTTCCGTGTTTCTCCTGTATGTAAGAATAATGctcagaaacaaacaaagagtGAGATCTGACATTAGAGATTCCAGCCTGAGTTTATCTTGATGTCCGGCAGCTCTGAGGTCAGGAAGCAGGCCAAGACCTGAGCTGCAGAATCGGACTCCCAGCAAGAAGAGAGGAATGGGAGAGAAACAGCTGGTGCTTTCTGCTCAGAATTACGGCAAGAAAGCGCTGCAGATCCGCTCAGGTACCAGcgtcatcagcagcagcatacAGGAGTCCGGTTTCACTCTAACTGACCTATTAATGGTTTAATAATGATCAGATCTGATTGGTTGAGTTGGAGTGAATGTATCTGTAATGTTCCAGGAGGGAAAGGAAAGCCGCTGAGGAAGACAGACAACGcgtctctctctcaggtttcaCTGAGCAACGGTACacaccttcatcttcttctgttttttttagttttgtttttaataaagaaagagagagagtgttggtTAGTGAGTACTGCAGTAAATGCCacgcagtgtgtggtgtgtgtctgcgcAGGCGTGCAGTCGGTGTCCACGTCAGTCCAGCGCGCTGTCACTCTGTCTGCTGGAGAACTTCCTGTGGAGGAGATTCTCATCCAACAAGTCATCGAGAGTGGTGAgaggaatgaatggatggatagatggatggatgggtggatggatggatagatggatgggtggatggatagatggaggtatggatagatgaacagatggatggatggatagatgaacaggtggatgaatggatggatggatgaatggatagatgaacaggtggatggatggatggatggatggatggatgtgtggatgaatggatggatgagtggttggatgaatggatggataaacagatgaacagatggatggttGTATAGATGAAcaggtggatgaatggatggttgtatggatggatatatgaatgaacagatagatggatggatagatgaacagatggatggttGTATAGATGAAcaggtggatgaatggatggttgtatggatggatatatgaatgaacagatagatggatggatagatgaacagatggatgaaCAGATTGAGACATGGATAGATGagcagatggatagatgaacagttgggtgaatggatggatggatgaatagataaacagatggatgtatggatgaacCAATGGATGAATTAATGGGTAGATGGAttgatgaatagatggatggagagatggatgtaCGGAAGGAttgatggatgaacagatggaagGATGGGTTGATGGGCAGACTCTAGACGTTTTCACTCTTTCTTCATTGTTATACTGAAGCATGAACATCATGTGCAGCTCTCCATCctccactttttcttttttaagctCTTCACTCTCCAGTGGCTTTCAGACACTTTTTGCATTTAAACCCTGAGCTTCTGCTTTTCTCCTGCAGGAGGAGCCAAGAAGTGCATCAAGGTTGGGGGagagttttattcctcctcTACGCTGGAGGAGGAGACTGCGGGTGGTCACATGACCCAGACAGGACAAAGTCACAGTCACCAGCAGGGGGAGACTCGCACCCGAGTGATGGAtgtgtgtagagcagtctgAGTCTttaatctgttttatttcactttattattttatatcaacACCATTCACctttatatctgtgtttcatcatcctgctctcattcacacacagactcagataTCTCAGGGTCacaatgacagacagacagatagatagatagatgtgtgtgtgtgtgtgtgtgtgtgtgtgttcaggtggaacacaatgatgatgagtgtgcagtgtgtaaggACGGTGGTGAGCTGATCTGCTGTGACGGATGTCCTCGAGCCTTTCACCTCACCTGCCTGGTGCCTCCGCTCACCTCCATACCCAGgtgtccaacacacactcagctgtaaccatagcaacagtaCAATCATAGCAACAACCATGAATTAATTGGAGAGGTTTTGTTTGTCGTAGCGGCTCGTGGCGCTGTAGGTTGTGTAGCGGCGGCAGAGCGATGGCTGAGAAGACATTCACGCCACTGCAGgtgcaccaacacacacacataaacaccattCCTGTCATCACATTACGTAGAGCTGAACATAAACATGATGTCATCATGTCACAGTctccgcctcctcctcctcctcctcctcctcctttaacGGAGAGCAGCTCCAACTCCACGGTGgatttctccttcttctcctccacctCGGTCTCTGCACTCACGAGCAGCACCAGCACACAGCCTGCAGCATTCCAGGTTCTAGCTTAAGTTCTACTGCATCATCAACATTTACACAAAGCTCCTCTGATCACACAAACGTAGACAATCAGCTAGCACATGCACTAGAGCTGTGAGGCTAACGTAGCTAACATGTCATGGAAGCTTATAGCCGCAAGTTTAGCATCATGCTCACTGCACTGTCTAATTCAATACATacaatctccagtgtcaggctttaggccacgcctcctaccTGCACTCTTAGACAATCTAGAACCCTTCAGATTCTTGCGATGTCCCTCTATGGGAGGCAGTAAAGGTTCTACATCGATGTTCTCCTGTCAGTAAAGAACCCTGTGAGAAACCTAATGATCGGTCAGATATCTGTTCAACAGAGTGGTTCCTATCAGTAACAGTTCCAAGTAGAATGGTTGATATTTTGTTTATCTTGTGAAGCCCTCAAAGTGAAGCCCTCAAAGCTTTACTGACTCTAAAGTTCAGGAGCTTTCAGGAGGAACCATAAAAGATACACCAGAGATTAACCCTCtcagaaaggaagaaaccttaaggaTTTTTCAGTTTTCAGGAGAACCAGAGTACAGCTCTATCAGATTTGGGGTTCTTTCTTCCATGAGAGTGAAGCTTGTGCCAAATCTAGAATATCTAGAACCTTCTTCTATTGTTCCTTTAGATAAGTCCTTAAAAGGTTCCATGTAGAACCCAACAGCAGAGAGTTTCCCAGTGAGTTAAGGTTTTCAGAAGAACCATTTTGAGTCCAAAGAACCTTTAAAGAACCCATttttatagagtgtgtgtgatgaggaagaaagaaagggatcCCTCTTGAATATTTCTTCTCCTGACATCAAACACATCGCTGCTGATGGATTGAATTAGAAGAGAAACGAGTTGTACTTTTCATACTTTTCATTTAGCCTAGCTATTTTCTTTACGAAAAGAGAGAAGCTGTGAGATTAATGCAGAACTTTTAGTGTCATGTAATGTTGTGCTCATATTCCTGTTCATAGAACCCGGACCCAGAGCCGGCGGGCGTGAGGAAGTGGTGTGGGATTTGCCACCTGAGCCGAGGAGAGCTGATCATCTGCCCTGAGTGTCTGCAGAgcttccacacacactgcaacttCCCCAAGTAATCATTATGTAAAACAGCTAGTATTATGGAGAATGTGGAgggtaaaaaaaagaatggcGCTTGTTTCCGAGCATTTTAGAGCAAAATTAATTTTCCCTTGAATGTACAGAATGCTATGCAAAAAAATCAAGAAGTGAAAAGAATAAGACGCAGCTACGTTTCTATATTTTGTTGCTAAATAAAAAGTAGTTTTGTGAAAGCTACTAGCTATCATGCTGCGAGATCGTTTCATGAATCATCTGCCCCTTGTGGCTGAAACTGGTATTACATCCTAACAATcgatctcattttatatatttattccaCACATAAAAGCTGATTAGGATTTAAATATATGCCCCCTTGTGGCCGGTTGTGTTATAAAACTAACAAAACTTCCCTGATATCCAACTGTTTCTTATATTAGCAAAATGtatctaaataaattatttagtcACCGTATGATTTGAGGAACAGAATTTTTTTAGGTATCTTTTTTCCTCTTGTAAATGAGACATAAGATGAAGTGAGATTGATGACATTTTTCTGTGAGTTAATAGATGAATAATGTTATTTTCCTCAGTGGGAGAGCAAGATGCAGGACGTGTACAAGGTCTTGGGCGTCAACAGAGATGGAGGCAGCTTCCAGAGCTGTGCAggtatacacacaaatacacacaatatacacaatacacacaatacacacacaatacacacaatacacacaaatacacacaatacacacaatacacacaaatacacacaatacacacacaatagacacaatacacacaaatacacacaatacacacacaatacacacacaatacacacaatacacacaatacacacacaatacacacaaatacacacaaatacacacaatacacacacaatacacacaatacacacaaatacacacaatacacacaatacacacaaatacacacaatacacacacaatagacacaatacacacaaatacacacaatacacacacaatacacacacaatacacacaatacacacaatacacacacaatacacacacaatacacacaatatacacaatacacacaatacacacacaatacacacaatacacacaaatacacacaatacacacaatacacacaaatacacacaatacacacaatacacacacaatacacacaatacacacaaatacacacaatatacacaatacacacaatacacacacaatacacacaatatacacaatacacacaatacacacacaatacacacacaatacacacaatatacacaatatacacaatacacacaatacacacacaatacacacaatacacacaaatacacacaaatacacacaatatacacaatacacacaatacacacacaatacacacaatacacacaaatacacacaatacacacaaatacacacaatatacacaatacacacaatacacacacaatacacacaatacacacaatgcacacatcacacaatacacacaatcacgcaatacacacatcacgcaatacacacaatgcacacatcacacaatacacacaatcacgcaatacacacatcacgcaatacacacaatcacgcaatacacacatcacgcaatacacacaatacacacaatacacacaaatacacacaaatacacacaatatacacaatacacacaatacacacacaatacacacaatacacacaaatacacacaatacacacacaatacacacaatacacacacaatacacacaatacacacaaatacacacaatacacacaatacacacaaatacacacaatacacacacaatacacacaatacacacaatacacacacaatacacacaaatacacacaaatacacacaaatacacacaatacacacaaatacacacaatacacacacaatacacacaatacacacacaatacacacaatacacacaatacacacacaatacacacaatacacacaaatacacacaatacacacaatacacacacaatacacacaatatacacacaatacacacacaatacacacaatacacacaatatacacaatacacacaatacacacacaatacacacaatacacacaaatacacacaatacacacaatacacacacaatacacacaaatacacacaatacacacacaatacacacacaatacacacaatacacacacaatacacacaatacacacaaatacacacaaatacacacaatacacacaaatacacacaatacacacaatacacacaaatacacacaatacacacaaatacacacaaatacacacaatacacacacaatacacacacaatacacacaatacacacaatacacacaaatacacacaaatacacacaatacacacaaatacacacaatacacacaatacacacaaatacacacaaatacacacaatacacacaatacacacaaatacacacaatacacacacaatacacacaatacacacaaatacacacaatacacacaatacacacacacaatacacacaaatacacacaatacacacaaatacacacacaatacacacacaatacacacaatacacacaatacacacaaatacacacaaatacacacaatacacacacaatacacacaatacacacaatacacacaaatacacacacaatacacacaatacacacaaatacacacaatacacacacaatacacacaaatacacacaatacacacaatacacacaatacacacaaatacacacaatacacacacaatacacacaatacacacaaatacacaaaatacacacaatacacacacaatacacacaatacacacaaatacacacaatacacacaacacacacaaatacacacaacgaacacaaatacacacaaatacacacaatacacacaatacacacaaatacacacaatacacacaaatacacacaaatacacacaatacacacaaatacacaaatacacacaaatacacaaatacacacaaatacacaaatacacacaatatacacacaatacacacaatacacacaatacacacaatatacacaatacacacaatacacacaacaaacacaaatacacacaaatacacaaatacacacaatacacacaatacacacaaatacacacaatacacacaacacacacaaatacacacaatacacacaatacacacaaatacacacaaatacacacaatacacacaaatacacaaatacacacaaatacacaaatacacacaaatacacaaatacacacaatatacacacaatacacacaatacacacaatacacacaatacacacaacacacacaaatacacacaatacacacaaatacacacaaatacacacaatacacacaaatacacaaatacacacaaatacacaaatacacacaaatacacaaatacacacaatatacacacaatacacacaatacacacaaatacacacaatacacacacaatacacacaatacacacaatacacacaaatacacacaatacacacaacacacacaaatacacacaatacacacaatacacacaaatacacacaaatacacacaatacacacaaatacacaaatacacacaaatacacaaatacacacaaatacacaaatacacacaatatacacacaatatacacaatacacacaatacacacaacaaacacaaatacacacaaatacacaaatacacacaaatacacacaatacacacaaatacacacaatacacacacaatacacacaaatacacaaatacacacaaatacacacaatacacacacaatacacacaaatacacacagcaggGTTCTATCAGTGAACAGATGcacaaaatacagtaaaatatactTGAATTGTTTtctaaaaatggaataaaaaggaTTGGTCAATGATTTTCCCACAGACTTTTGATGCATTGATTTGTTTGATAGAAATATATCGGTATTCTAAGCTttgtggcacgacttcctgtgaggagccttgacatggaatgcttggcttgggtcagttctttgtaagcagacgtacagtttacatacgcttcgtattgggaatattgctcatatttttgggagctggaacggattatctgcatttaacattatttctgatggaaAAATTCATTTCAGTACAAATGTTCACCTTAGGAACTACAGAATAAATTCAgttcctatgccgaggttccactgtatttgacTGCAGTAGTCATGATTATGGAGGTTTGGATTTGGAGCGGTTTTATTTACGATTTGGTCTCACAGAACTGACGGCTCTAATTACCGTGCTCTTTTCACTCATTATCATCTTTaccagttgtgtttgtgtttgtagatTTGCGGATGTCATTCAAAGCTGGTGTCTGTTTCCTGTCTCGTCCTCAGGTAGCTCAGCGCTGTACAGATCAGGGGTCAGCTCACGCCGAACCGCAGCTCCTTCACAAAGATGAGCTGGACCAGTACATGGGGgaggtgaaaacacacacacacacacacctgcatctaTAATTGCTTGCACACTCCACAGTAAACCTGCAAACCACAATCACAAGTAATCATTTGAGAAAGCGGTCATATTTTACACAGTTTCATTCTGCATGTCAGGAGTCTCTACTGAACCCTGGAGCAGATTCCCTCACATCCCTCAGCACAGAGAACAAGCATGATGCATTTTAGTGTTTGGAAATATAGCTCAAAATCAGTGCTGGTTAAAGTAGTTAATGACGTACTGACGTACTGccatcagtgtgttagtgggtttttttgttcagaacacacacaagtgcaatatggtgtcccacaaggttctgttttaggtcTGCTACTGCTATTT
The window above is part of the Hemibagrus wyckioides isolate EC202008001 linkage group LG17, SWU_Hwy_1.0, whole genome shotgun sequence genome. Proteins encoded here:
- the aire gene encoding LOW QUALITY PROTEIN: autoimmune regulator (The sequence of the model RefSeq protein was modified relative to this genomic sequence to represent the inferred CDS: substituted 1 base at 1 genomic stop codon) yields the protein MTQPEAFGELELRSQLRASRTEIAMAVSDPFPLLYGLADHDIISDHLLGETLERMNKDGIHKAVYSLVTWLLEQDTSILQAFWNNISKEYNQESYPKLQNLFANLPKGTSVSLRSGSRPRPELQNRTPSKKRGMGEKQLVLSAQNYGKKALQIRSGGKGKPLRKTDNASLSQVSLSNGVQSVSTSVQRAVTLSAGELPVEEILIQQVIESGGAKKCIKVGGEFYSSSTLEEETAGGHMTQTGQSHSHQQGETRTRVMDTDRXIDRCVCVCVCVCVQVEHNDDECAVCKDGGELICCDGCPRAFHLTCLVPPLTSIPSGSWRCRLCSGGRAMAEKTFTPLQSPPPPPPPPPPLTESSSNSTVDFSFFSSTSVSALTSSTSTQPAAFQNPDPEPAGVRKWCGICHLSRGELIICPECLQSFHTHCNFPNGRARCRTCTRSWASTEMEAASRAVQVAQRCTDQGSAHAEPQLLHKDELDQYMGETSIDGILQWAFHNISRPLSESQGYFQ